One Calditrichia bacterium DNA window includes the following coding sequences:
- a CDS encoding HupE/UreJ family protein: MTTFESYLKLGFNHIADLAAYDHMLFIVALCAVYRAAQWKHILVLVTAFTIGHSLTLALATLGVFVIPGDIVEFLIPLTIFVTAFLNIFEHVERAERRKMSWNYGLAMFFGLIHGMGFSNYLRMLLGDEESLLQPLFAFNVGLELGQLLIVAVTMGAAYLVMNVFRAQHREWNLFVSGAAAGISLLLMVDAKFW; encoded by the coding sequence ATGACCACATTTGAAAGTTATCTGAAATTGGGATTCAACCACATCGCCGATCTGGCGGCATACGACCATATGTTGTTTATCGTGGCGCTGTGTGCTGTGTATCGTGCGGCGCAGTGGAAACACATTCTGGTGCTGGTTACCGCGTTTACGATCGGTCACTCGCTAACGTTGGCGCTGGCAACGCTGGGTGTTTTTGTCATTCCCGGCGATATCGTGGAATTTCTCATCCCGCTGACCATTTTTGTGACCGCATTTCTGAATATTTTTGAACACGTTGAACGGGCCGAGCGCCGGAAAATGAGCTGGAATTATGGACTGGCAATGTTTTTCGGGCTGATCCACGGTATGGGTTTTTCCAATTATCTGCGGATGCTGCTCGGCGATGAGGAAAGTTTGCTGCAACCGCTGTTCGCGTTTAACGTCGGGTTGGAGCTCGGGCAATTGCTGATTGTTGCTGTAACGATGGGTGCGGCATATCTGGTTATGAACGTGTTCCGCGCGCAACACCGCGAATGGAATTTATTCGTTTCCGGCGCTGCGGCAGGCATTTCGCTGCTGCTGATGGTCGATGCGAAATTTTGGTAA
- a CDS encoding NupC/NupG family nucleoside CNT transporter, with product MLTDMLFGLFGLTVLVGIAVLFSNNRGAISWRLVGIGIGLQLLFAVIVILTTWGSRFFSFISTIFVKVIAFTNEGSMFIFGDLADGSKGFYFAFQVLPTIIFFSSLMSVLYHLGAMQKVVQGMAWVMAKAMRVSGAESISVAANVFIGQTEAPLVVRPYVSPMTQSELLTLMVGGMATIAGGVLAAYVGLLGGGDPQLQLFYAKHLLSASIMAAPATIVIAKVLVPETETSQTMGEVKVHVEKTASNIIDAAASGAADGLKLALNVAGMLLAFIALIAMVNWIFEGIFTELLGLTIAGEPITLQVLIGYALSPIAWLIGVPWGDSVTIGSLIGQKVIINEFVAYLELSQIPAGQLSEKATLIATYALCGFANFSSIAIQIGGIGGIAPDRRSDLAKFGLRAVLGGTLATMMTATIAGVLSGIVL from the coding sequence ATGTTAACAGATATGCTATTTGGGTTATTCGGATTAACGGTGTTGGTTGGTATTGCCGTGCTGTTTTCCAACAATCGCGGCGCCATCAGTTGGCGATTGGTGGGAATCGGTATCGGGCTGCAGTTGCTCTTTGCCGTAATTGTTATTCTCACCACCTGGGGATCACGTTTTTTTAGTTTCATCAGCACTATTTTTGTGAAAGTGATTGCGTTTACCAACGAAGGATCAATGTTTATTTTTGGTGATCTGGCAGATGGCAGCAAAGGCTTTTATTTCGCGTTCCAGGTGCTGCCGACGATCATTTTCTTTTCCTCGCTGATGTCTGTTTTGTATCACCTCGGTGCGATGCAAAAAGTGGTGCAGGGTATGGCGTGGGTGATGGCCAAAGCCATGCGCGTCAGCGGTGCGGAATCGATTTCCGTTGCGGCGAACGTGTTTATCGGGCAAACAGAAGCGCCGTTGGTGGTGCGCCCGTATGTGTCGCCAATGACCCAATCGGAACTGTTGACGCTGATGGTCGGCGGGATGGCGACGATCGCCGGCGGCGTGCTGGCGGCATACGTTGGTCTGCTCGGCGGCGGCGATCCGCAACTGCAATTGTTCTATGCGAAACACCTGCTTTCCGCCAGTATTATGGCTGCGCCGGCAACCATCGTCATCGCCAAAGTTCTGGTGCCGGAAACCGAAACCTCCCAAACCATGGGCGAAGTAAAAGTGCATGTGGAAAAAACCGCATCCAATATTATTGATGCGGCAGCCAGCGGTGCGGCAGACGGTTTGAAGCTGGCGTTGAACGTTGCGGGAATGCTGCTGGCGTTCATCGCGCTGATTGCCATGGTCAACTGGATTTTTGAGGGCATTTTCACCGAACTATTGGGATTGACCATCGCCGGTGAGCCGATTACGCTGCAAGTGTTGATCGGCTACGCGCTCAGCCCGATCGCCTGGCTGATCGGTGTGCCGTGGGGCGATTCCGTGACGATCGGTTCGTTGATCGGGCAAAAAGTAATCATCAACGAATTTGTGGCTTATCTGGAATTATCGCAAATTCCTGCGGGACAACTATCTGAAAAAGCAACACTTATCGCCACTTACGCATTGTGCGGATTCGCCAATTTTTCATCCATTGCAATACAGATTGGCGGCATCGGCGGGATTGCGCCGGATCGCCGGTCGGATTTGGCGAAATTCGGTTTGCGCGCTGTCCTCGGCGGCACCCTCGCCACAATGATGACCGCGACCATCGCCGGTGTGTTGAGCGGCATCGTTTTATAG
- a CDS encoding asparaginase codes for MKKILIIHTGGTFGMVPLKPAPTLAPNQVQANITQFVPELRQIAEIDFRALFNLDSANITPTHWQQLATLIFDELPNYDGFVVIHGTDSMIYTAAALSYMLRNLSKPVVLTGSQRPLAEIRSDARMNLINAAELATRDIPEVSIFFGTELLRGNRSAKVSGIDYGAFVSPNYPPLADVGLEITLHDNCLRPSGKPELLTAISDEVLAMPFFPGLHPEYLRWMIDSPLKAIVVQALGLGNVATQEKSLVPLVQSLSDAGKLVVIASQSRHGFVDLQRYQNGKLIAEAGAVGAQDMTMEAVIVKLMHLLGTHPNALETVKKLLHEPIAGEVDPQA; via the coding sequence ATGAAAAAAATTCTCATCATACATACCGGCGGCACATTCGGAATGGTGCCGTTGAAGCCCGCGCCAACGCTGGCGCCCAATCAGGTTCAGGCGAACATCACCCAGTTTGTTCCGGAGTTGCGGCAGATCGCTGAAATCGATTTCCGGGCGTTGTTCAATCTGGATAGCGCCAATATTACCCCAACCCACTGGCAGCAGCTTGCCACGCTTATTTTTGATGAATTGCCCAATTACGACGGATTTGTGGTTATCCACGGCACGGATTCCATGATTTATACTGCTGCGGCGTTATCGTACATGTTGCGCAATTTGTCGAAACCGGTGGTGCTCACCGGATCGCAGCGTCCGCTCGCGGAAATCCGCTCCGATGCCCGGATGAACCTGATTAACGCGGCAGAGCTGGCCACGCGGGATATTCCTGAGGTGAGCATTTTTTTCGGCACGGAACTGTTGCGCGGCAATCGTTCTGCAAAGGTTTCCGGCATCGATTACGGCGCGTTTGTCAGCCCCAATTATCCGCCGCTGGCGGATGTGGGATTGGAAATTACCCTGCACGACAATTGTTTGCGACCGTCCGGAAAGCCGGAATTGCTCACCGCCATTTCCGATGAAGTGCTGGCGATGCCCTTTTTCCCGGGGCTGCATCCGGAATATTTGCGTTGGATGATTGATTCCCCGCTGAAAGCGATTGTGGTTCAGGCGTTGGGATTGGGCAACGTTGCCACGCAGGAAAAATCGCTGGTGCCGTTGGTGCAATCGCTCTCCGATGCCGGAAAACTGGTGGTGATCGCATCGCAGAGCCGCCACGGATTTGTGGATTTGCAACGCTACCAGAACGGCAAATTGATCGCCGAAGCCGGTGCCGTCGGCGCGCAGGATATGACAATGGAAGCCGTAATTGTGAAACTGATGCACCTGTTGGGCACCCATCCAAATGCGTTGGAAACGGTGAAAAAATTGCTGCACGAACCCATCGCAGGAGAAGTCGATCCGCAGGCGTAA